DNA from Thermomicrobium roseum DSM 5159:
TCGCTTGTGCCGATGGTGCCGCTCGATCAGTTCGACATCCCAGGTCGGCAAGCGCGCGACGAGTTCGGGGAGAAGCCAGTGCAAGAGAGCGATGCCGAGGCTGAAGTTGGCGGCCTGGACGACAGGAACGTGCTGGGCGGCCCGGAGGATGACCGCCTGGTCGTGTTCGCTCAAGCCGGTCGTCCCGCTCACCAGCGGGATACCCGCGTGCGCTGCGGCCTCCGCGACCGCTACGGTCACGGCCGGATGACTGAAGTCGACCACCACATCAGCTCCCTGGACGAGTTCGGCCACTCGGCTGGTGAGCGCGAGAGGTGCTGGGAGCTGTGCAGCGACCTCGTGGGGATCACGCGCTGGACGGATGAGCCCACATACGAGCTGAATATCCGGAGCGCTCGCGGCCAGTTCGAGGACAGCGCGTCCCATTCGTCCGGTGACACCGGTGAGCGCGAGGCGGAGCATCACGCAGCCTCCCCCATCGGTCGTGCGAGAAGCGAAGCAGTGTGTGGACAGCTGGCCAGCGCAGCGAGCAGCCGCTCGCGGTTGGCCGGAGCCAGCGGTGCGAGAGGGAGACGAACAGTCGCGCTGCACAACCCCAACAGTTCCGCTGCCGTCTTGACCGGCACCGGGTTGGTCTCGATGAACAGTGCGCGAGCCAGCGGGAAGAGTTCACCGTGGAGTTGGCGTGCACGGGCGAGGTCGCCGTCGAGTGCTGCGCGAACCATCGTTGCCGTGGCCGCAGGGGCGATATTCGCCAGGACAGAGACGACCCCTTGGCCGCCAACAGCAATGATCGGTAACGTGAGCGAATCGTCGCCGCTCAACACCGAGCTTCGATCACCCACCGCCAGGACGAGTTCGCTCACCTGGTCGAGCGACCCACTCGAGTCCTTGAAGGCGATGACCGGTGCGATATCCAGCAGGCGACGTGCCGTCTCGGGAGCGAGATTGACGCCGGTCCGACTCGGGACGTTATAGATGACGAGCGGGAGGTCGACCGCATCGGCGATCGCGGCGACATGACGGTATAAACCGTCTTGCTGTGGCTTGTTGTAGTAAGGCGTGACGACCATGGCAGCGGTCGCACCCAACTCGCGCGCCACGCGGGTTCGTTGAATCGTGACCATCGTGGAATTTGTTCCCGTGCCGACGATCACCGGGACGCGGCCCGCCGCCTGCTCGATCACGACCGCCGCGACGCGCTGCCATTCGGTATCGGACAAACTCGGCGTCTCGCCGGTCGTTCCGCAGGGGACCAGTCCATCGACCCGGTTGGCGATGAGCCAGTCGACGAGGTCGCGCAGTCGCGGCTCGTCGATCTCCTCACCAGCGAAGGGCGTGATCAAGGCAACGAACGTTCCGCGGAGCATGCTGTTCCCTCCTCGTTGCATCACGCAAAACGACTCGAGTCCGCGCCGCAGCACCGCGATGAGTGCGCTGTTTCCCGGGACATACCTGCCCGCTCATCGCCGGGTGCCCGACGAGATGTCGATCGGTTGTTGCCTGGAGTGTCTCAGCTCGTGAGGGAACAGCGTTTCAGGGGATAGACACGACGCGGGGCTCGTGCCGAGCAGCGCGACTGCTGGGCCGACGTCATCCGATCGAGGGCTCGTGCACGTTCGCTCATCTCCTGCATCCTTCGGTCGAGCCCGCACCTTTTGTGAGAGTAGCAAGTCTCCGACGCCTCGTCAAGAGGGGATGATGTCAGCGATGGGCCATCGCCTACCGAGTGTGTTCGCCTCGGTCTCAGCTGATTGCATCGCCGAGGGCGGAGTCGAAGACCGGTTGGTTCAGATCGACGAGGCCGCGCTGCACGGTCGCACCGAGCAGTGACTGGAGTTGCTCGCTGAGCCAATCGGCGGCTGCGACGGCAGCGGCCGCCGTGACACCCTGAAAGGCATCGATCGGGAAGAGAATCGTGCGCGAATCCGGCGTGACGAGGCCGGTCCGGCTCTGGCGCCACACCCAGCGCCGAGTCCGGACGTCGTGGTCATGGACGTACACGATTTCTCCGACCTCCGGCTCTTCGGGTGCGCCGTCACCGAGAGGCAGGAAGCGATCGCCAGGAAGGCTCGCACGGACGGTCAGGCCGTTCGGAGCGGTGGCCAGATCGTGCGCGCCGATGGGGACGAGAAAACGGAGCGACGCTGCATTGGCGAGATCGACGGCCGGGTTGATGCTCGGGGGAGGGTTACCCTTCAGTGTCCGGCGGACGAGCGCTTCGACCGAACTCTGATACGTACTAGCGGACCAGCCGAGCCGGCGAAATGCCCGTCGCCAGACGTCGATCTCCGGCAAGGCCTTAGGGTCGATCGCTCGCCAGCGCTCGCAGGCGAGACGGGCGCTTTCCGCGAGTAGTGTCCGGGCTCGTTCGACGTGCCGCCGGTTCTCGACTCGGTCAGCGACGAGCACGATGACCAAATAGTCGGGAAACTGCTCGAAGACTTCCGAGGAAACGCAGAAGACGGCCATCCCGTCTGTCGCCTCCCTCTATCCTGTCGTGCCGCATGGTTGGAGGATCCCGCGGCGCGCGACCTGCTCGTAGAGCCTGGCGACGACTGTCGTGACCCGATGCCAGGAGAAACGGAGCGCGGCCTGCCGAGCACCGACTTGCAAGCGCGTGCGGAACTGGTGGTCGGTGAGAACACGAACAGTCGCGGTTGCCAGTGCGGCGGGGTCGTTGGGTGGAACGTGCAAACCGGAAACCTCGTGTTCGACGCTGAAACGCAAGCCGCCGACCTGACTGGCGACGACCGGTGTGCCGCAGGCCATCGATTCGACGGCGACGAGGCCGAACGACTCGTAGTGGGAGGGGATCAGGCACACGTCTGCTGCATTGTAGAAGAGCGGGAGTTCTCCCTGTGGTCGCGAACCGAGGAAGCGGACGGTTTCGGCGATGCCGAGTTCGCGGGCATCAGCTATGACGCGCGAGAGGGCTGCGTCCGGTCGCAACCCAGCTGAGGAATCGAATCCACCGCCGAGGAAGAGGAGGAGCGGCTGGCGCGGCGCCAGTTCTTGCGCGATCCGTTGCCAGGCGCGCAACAGAACGTCGATTCCCTTGACCGGGTCGATCCGACCGATGAAGAGAGCGACCGGGCGATCGAGCGGAATTCCCAGTCGACTGCGGGCGGCTGCACGATCGAGGGGTCGGAAGTGCTCCGCGTCGACACCCGGTGGCACGGTACACAGCCGAGAAGGTGGCGCGCCGAGTTCGTTGACGATCGTCTCGCGCTCGTCCGGATTGGCCGCGATGATCGCATCGGCGACCCGCGCCAGGCCCTGCTCGACCTGGAGACGGAGCACCGATTCCGGTGGACTCGCCTGCACACTGTTCTTGAGGACAGCCAGGGTGTGGAACATGTGCACGAACGGTACGTCCCAATAGCGCTGCAAGAGGTGCGCAGCCCAACCAGAGAGCCAGTAATGGGCGTGGACGATATCGTAGGAGAGTTGCTGGCGATGGACGAGATAGGCCAGTTCGCTCACGAACGTGGGGAGATAGCAGAAGAGCTGTTCCTTCGGTAAGGCGGTGGCGGGCCCAGCGTCGAGCGCGTAGACGCGAACACCCGGGAACGGCTCGACGAGCGGTGGGACGGCAGGATGATCACGGCGAGTGTAGATATCGACTGCGACGCCGCGCTGGGCGAGATGCCGACTCAGTTCCCGGATATAGACGTTCATCCCGCCAGCGCTACCGATGCCAGGCTGGGCGAGCGGTGATGTATGCACGCTGAGCATCGCGACGC
Protein-coding regions in this window:
- a CDS encoding B3/4 domain-containing protein, with the protein product MAVFCVSSEVFEQFPDYLVIVLVADRVENRRHVERARTLLAESARLACERWRAIDPKALPEIDVWRRAFRRLGWSASTYQSSVEALVRRTLKGNPPPSINPAVDLANAASLRFLVPIGAHDLATAPNGLTVRASLPGDRFLPLGDGAPEEPEVGEIVYVHDHDVRTRRWVWRQSRTGLVTPDSRTILFPIDAFQGVTAAAAVAAADWLSEQLQSLLGATVQRGLVDLNQPVFDSALGDAIS
- the dapA gene encoding 4-hydroxy-tetrahydrodipicolinate synthase, which translates into the protein MLRGTFVALITPFAGEEIDEPRLRDLVDWLIANRVDGLVPCGTTGETPSLSDTEWQRVAAVVIEQAAGRVPVIVGTGTNSTMVTIQRTRVARELGATAAMVVTPYYNKPQQDGLYRHVAAIADAVDLPLVIYNVPSRTGVNLAPETARRLLDIAPVIAFKDSSGSLDQVSELVLAVGDRSSVLSGDDSLTLPIIAVGGQGVVSVLANIAPAATATMVRAALDGDLARARQLHGELFPLARALFIETNPVPVKTAAELLGLCSATVRLPLAPLAPANRERLLAALASCPHTASLLARPMGEAA
- a CDS encoding glycosyltransferase; protein product: MEPTREHREFFPAPGIQRVAMLSVHTSPLAQPGIGSAGGMNVYIRELSRHLAQRGVAVDIYTRRDHPAVPPLVEPFPGVRVYALDAGPATALPKEQLFCYLPTFVSELAYLVHRQQLSYDIVHAHYWLSGWAAHLLQRYWDVPFVHMFHTLAVLKNSVQASPPESVLRLQVEQGLARVADAIIAANPDERETIVNELGAPPSRLCTVPPGVDAEHFRPLDRAAARSRLGIPLDRPVALFIGRIDPVKGIDVLLRAWQRIAQELAPRQPLLLFLGGGFDSSAGLRPDAALSRVIADARELGIAETVRFLGSRPQGELPLFYNAADVCLIPSHYESFGLVAVESMACGTPVVASQVGGLRFSVEHEVSGLHVPPNDPAALATATVRVLTDHQFRTRLQVGARQAALRFSWHRVTTVVARLYEQVARRGILQPCGTTG
- the dapB gene encoding 4-hydroxy-tetrahydrodipicolinate reductase — translated: MLRLALTGVTGRMGRAVLELAASAPDIQLVCGLIRPARDPHEVAAQLPAPLALTSRVAELVQGADVVVDFSHPAVTVAVAEAAAHAGIPLVSGTTGLSEHDQAVILRAAQHVPVVQAANFSLGIALLHWLLPELVARLPTWDVELIERHHRHKRDAPSGTALALARTLLAAREPAPSPLVYGRGPGTAPRQPGEVGIHAVRAGGEVGRHTVLLATDDEAIEVTHWVQSRRAYAQGALEAARRLIGRPPGLYSLQDLVT